Within Chlamydiota bacterium, the genomic segment CCGGGGGGAAATACGCCGCCTCTCGCCGGACCTCGCCGCGCCGCCGCGCCTTCGGGACCGCCGGATTCGTTGACACGGCGCCGGGATCGTGGTGTAATCGTATTTCACACCGCGAGCGCGACCGATGCAACGATCCGCCATCGGCATCCTTTCGATCGCAGCGGCCGTCTGCGTATCGTGCGGGCGCACGGGTCTCGACACAGCCGCCATGAAGCCGACAGACCGTTCCGTACCCGCCTACCGGGCCCCCGGCGACTGGATCGCGGCCGAGGCGATCCCGTTCTCCCCCGACTCCCCTGAATCGTTCAACGCTGCCGTGGCCGGACTCGTCGAGGAGCTGGACGGCCGGGTGGAACTGCTCGGCATCGGCGAGCCGCTGCACGGGGGCGAGGGGTTTCTTCTTCTCCGCAACCGGCTCTTTCAACGCCTCGCGGAGGCGCACGGTTTCGGCGCCATCGCCGTCGAGAGCGACTTCTTCCGCGGACGACTCGTGGACGAGTTCGTGTCGGGCCGCGGCCCGGCGTCGTACG encodes:
- a CDS encoding erythromycin esterase family protein; translation: MQRSAIGILSIAAAVCVSCGRTGLDTAAMKPTDRSVPAYRAPGDWIAAEAIPFSPDSPESFNAAVAGLVEELDGRVELLGIGEPLHGGEGFLLLRNRLFQRLAEAHGFGAIAVESDFFRGRLVDEFVSGRGPASY